In Dehalococcoidales bacterium, the following are encoded in one genomic region:
- a CDS encoding NUDIX hydrolase: protein MVEEKPLSSQLVYQGRALRLRVDTVQMPDGRQTTREIVERSDCVAIVAVDANDDVLLVNQFRRAVEKELVEIPAGGIDPGEDPADAVRRELREETGYLPRKVERLGGFYLAPGYSSEYLYLYLATDLVPSPLHAEDTDEISLSRVPLSQIPGLIASGNIFDAKSIAGLFTFLERQKGR, encoded by the coding sequence TTGGTTGAGGAAAAGCCGCTATCCAGCCAACTGGTTTATCAAGGGCGGGCGCTGAGGCTGCGGGTTGATACCGTGCAGATGCCTGATGGGCGGCAGACGACCCGAGAGATTGTGGAGCGTAGCGACTGCGTAGCTATTGTGGCGGTTGATGCTAATGATGATGTTCTGCTGGTCAATCAGTTCCGCAGGGCGGTGGAAAAAGAGCTTGTAGAGATACCGGCCGGTGGTATTGACCCCGGGGAAGACCCGGCAGACGCCGTCCGCCGTGAGCTGCGTGAGGAGACCGGTTACCTCCCGCGGAAAGTGGAGAGGCTGGGCGGGTTTTACCTTGCCCCCGGCTACAGCAGCGAATACCTTTATCTTTACCTGGCTACTGACCTCGTTCCCAGCCCGCTGCATGCTGAGGATACGGATGAAATCAGCTTAAGCCGGGTCCCCCTTAGCCAGATTCCCGGTCTTATCGCCTCGGGGAATATTTTTGATGCCAAGAGTATCGCCGGTCTGTTTACCTTTCTTGAGCGTCAAAAAGGGCGCTGA
- the folP gene encoding dihydropteroate synthase produces MEKSRRTLAGTRCRNTEFRWGERTYVMGVINLSPDSFSGDGLGDDIEAIVAQARRFVAEGADILDVGGESTRPGTRPKSAESIEEELRLVVPAIARLAREVPVPLSVDTYKSEVASRAVEVGANMINDIWGLKRDPDIARVAAAAGVPLLLMSNQRDAPSPDIMAELVADLTRAIRQAMEAGVPGENIIIDPGIGFGKSLKQNLEIIRRLAELKSLGRPILLGTSRKSMIGLTLDLPLDQRVEGTAATVAIGIAHGADMVRVHDVAQMVRVSRMSDAIMRGVTNEL; encoded by the coding sequence TTGGAGAAAAGCCGCCGGACACTAGCCGGCACCCGTTGCCGTAATACCGAGTTCAGGTGGGGGGAGCGTACCTACGTGATGGGGGTCATCAACCTCAGCCCGGATTCCTTTTCCGGAGACGGGCTGGGTGATGATATCGAGGCCATTGTTGCCCAGGCCCGGCGTTTTGTCGCGGAGGGGGCTGATATTTTAGATGTTGGTGGGGAATCAACCCGCCCCGGCACCAGGCCAAAATCCGCGGAGAGTATTGAAGAAGAGTTGCGCCTGGTAGTTCCGGCGATAGCCAGATTAGCCAGGGAGGTACCGGTACCGTTAAGTGTCGATACCTATAAATCGGAGGTGGCCAGCCGGGCGGTGGAGGTGGGCGCTAACATGATTAACGATATCTGGGGCCTGAAGCGTGACCCGGATATTGCCCGGGTCGCCGCCGCGGCGGGAGTCCCGCTGCTCCTGATGAGCAACCAGCGGGACGCTCCCAGCCCGGATATAATGGCGGAGCTGGTGGCTGACTTGACGAGGGCTATCAGGCAGGCGATGGAAGCCGGAGTGCCCGGTGAGAATATTATCATTGACCCCGGCATTGGCTTCGGTAAAAGCCTGAAGCAGAACCTGGAAATCATCCGCCGTCTGGCTGAACTGAAATCCCTGGGCAGGCCTATCCTGCTGGGAACATCACGAAAATCGATGATTGGCCTGACACTGGACCTGCCTCTTGACCAGCGTGTCGAGGGTACCGCGGCTACCGTGGCTATCGGCATTGCCCACGGCGCCGATATGGTGCGCGTCCATGACGTTGCGCAGATGGTGCGGGTATCCCGGATGAGCGATGCTATTATGCGAGGTGTTACAAATGAGCTTTGA
- a CDS encoding histidine triad nucleotide-binding protein, with translation MDCVFCQIAAGEIPSNILYRDERIVVFPDINPLAPVHLLIIPRKHIPSLVQLAEEESGLAGEMVAIANRLAREEGISESGYRLVINCGRQGGQGVPHLHLHLLGGRQLSNALG, from the coding sequence ATGGACTGCGTTTTCTGTCAGATTGCCGCCGGTGAAATACCGTCCAATATCCTTTACCGGGATGAAAGAATCGTCGTCTTTCCGGACATTAATCCCCTGGCGCCGGTACACCTGCTTATCATCCCCAGAAAGCACATCCCTTCTCTGGTCCAGCTTGCTGAAGAGGAATCTGGACTGGCCGGGGAAATGGTTGCCATCGCCAACCGGCTGGCCAGAGAGGAAGGTATCTCGGAAAGCGGCTACCGGCTGGTCATCAACTGCGGCCGGCAGGGTGGACAGGGGGTGCCCCATCTTCATCTGCACCTGCTCGGGGGACGCCAGCTCTCGAATGCGCTGGGCTAA
- a CDS encoding N-acetyltransferase, with product MYCVEKARITDAAQMHVLINYFADKGEMLARPLSEIYENIRDYFVVREGERVVACAALHVNWLDLAEIKSVAVAEECQRKGVGDLLIDACLKEAGELGIATVFCLTYKPAFFSRFGFLQVDKMELPQKVWTECYRCPQFPNCEEIALVYRPGETAGKQ from the coding sequence TTGTATTGCGTAGAAAAAGCTAGAATCACTGATGCCGCCCAGATGCACGTGTTGATTAATTATTTTGCTGACAAGGGTGAGATGCTGGCACGCCCCTTGAGCGAGATATATGAAAATATCAGGGATTACTTTGTCGTCAGGGAAGGCGAGCGGGTAGTTGCCTGTGCGGCTTTGCATGTCAACTGGCTCGACCTGGCCGAGATAAAGTCAGTGGCGGTGGCTGAGGAATGCCAGCGAAAGGGAGTTGGCGACCTGCTGATTGACGCCTGTCTTAAAGAAGCCGGGGAGCTTGGTATCGCCACCGTATTTTGCCTGACCTACAAACCCGCCTTCTTTTCGCGGTTCGGCTTCTTACAGGTGGATAAGATGGAGCTGCCGCAGAAGGTCTGGACGGAATGTTACCGTTGTCCCCAGTTCCCTAATTGCGAAGAAATAGCTCTCGTCTACCGGCCCGGAGAGACCGCTGGCAAACAATGA